Part of the Tetragenococcus koreensis genome, TTTAGCCAAACTAGTTGTTACTTGTTGCACGTCATTGGTAGTATTAGCCGTTAAAGTTTTGACTTCTACGCCAGCGTCCTCTAAAGCTTCTTGGGCTAAATCAGCTTGAATTTTTGAATTAGCTTCACCAGCGTTGTACATAATTCCGATAGATTCAGGTTCGTCAATAACACTTAAAAGCAAATCCGTTTGTTTTGCAATATCTGGCACCATATCAGTGGTCCCTGTTACATTGCGGCCGGGCTCTTCATCGGATTCTACTAGCTTAGCTTCGGCTAAGTCAGTAACTGCAGTGACTACAATCGGAATATCCGAAGTTTCGTTAGCTAATGATTGGGCTGCTGGCGTTGCAATTCCTAGTAATAAATCGGACTGGTCTTTGGCTAATTTTTCACTCATACTTTTTAGATTGTCTTGGTTGTTTTGAGCATTTTGATAATCAATTGTAAGATTTTCCCCTTCTTCGTAACCACCTTCAGCTAGCCCTTCTTTAAAGCCTTCATAAGCAGTATCTAAAGAATCGTGCTGGACTACTTGTAAAACCCCCACTTTTTTTGCCCCGTCTGCGTCTTAGTTGCCAGCAGCCTCGTTACCACATGCAGCTAAAGCTAAAGTACTTAATGCTGTTAAAACTAATAACCCACTCTTTTTCATTTCTTTTCCTCCTCAAATTTTATAAAATAAAAAACCATTTAGACAACAAGTCCAAATGGTTTGAAAAATAACTACATTCATTGTTTTATTTCAGCCATTTTGGAATTGTCCTTATGGCTAAAATCCACTAAAAATTGCTCTAGCCATAGTTAGATATAAAGGTGATAGCACCGCTCATATCCAAAAGGCTGGATATAAGCTTATCTAAAATAGCTAAAGTAAAAGTTATTCAATTGTGTTGGTAAGCTGTAAGGTTTGTTGTTCATAATTAACGCCTCCACATTGAATTGTTACTAAGTATAAAGAAGGCTTAGAGGAAAGTCAATATAAAAATCAAAATTTTCTGATTTTTTTGCCTGAAGAGAAACTCTTAAAGCAGGGCCGCTACTTTAAGAGTTAAAAAGTTATTCCTTATATTGTCGAATTGTATTGACTAATTTGGTAATGCTATAAGGTGTTTGATCGTGGAACTCATTTGTAATACTTGTATCTAATTGGTCGGAAAACATTGCTTCATATTGTTCGATCGATAATTTTGAGCGTTTCTTGAATTGCGTTTCATGTAACTTTTTCAATAAATGTTCTTGATACCCTTTAATGAGTCGCATGCTGAAGAATTCTGCAACTGAACCCGAACCATAGCTGAATAACCCGATTCGATCATTTGCTTGTAAGCTCTGAGAGTTTTCCAAAAGTGAAATCAATCCTAGATACAATGAACCTGTATACATATTGCCTGTTTTTCTGCTGTAAATCGTACTTTCTTCATAACGAGCAAACAAACGATCTTTTTCTTCTTCGGAAACGTCTGTTAAAATTGACGTTAAAGCTTTTTTTCCCATCTTTGTGTAAGGAATATGAAAAGTAAGTGCAGCATAATCAGATAAAGGGATGTGGTTTTTTTTGATATTTTCTGCCCAAACTTTTTGAAAAGATTGGATATAGGTTTCATTCGATAAGGCACCATCAACCAAAGGAAAGTCATGGCCAACCGGTCGCCAAAAATCATAAATATCTTGCGTCAACATCACATTGTCATCTTCAAAAGCTAAAATTTGTGGATCCGCACTGACTAACATCGCTACTGCACCAGCGCCTTGGGTGGGTTCACCACCAGACTCGAGGCCGTATTTTGCAATATCGGTTGCAATAACCAATACTTTTTTGTCAGGATGCAATAAAACATGATCTTTTGCAAATTGTAATCCGGC contains:
- a CDS encoding hydroxymethylglutaryl-CoA synthase; this encodes MNVGIDKLSFFVPSYYIEMTELANARAVAPAKFHIGIGQDQMAINPKSQDIITFAANAAQHILSSEDLAQIDMMIVATESGIDESKASAVVLHRLLGIQPFARSFEIKEACYGATAGLQFAKDHVLLHPDKKVLVIATDIAKYGLESGGEPTQGAGAVAMLVSADPQILAFEDDNVMLTQDIYDFWRPVGHDFPLVDGALSNETYIQSFQKVWAENIKKNHIPLSDYAALTFHIPYTKMGKKALTSILTDVSEEEKDRLFARYEESTIYSRKTGNMYTGSLYLGLISLLENSQSLQANDRIGLFSYGSGSVAEFFSMRLIKGYQEHLLKKLHETQFKKRSKLSIEQYEAMFSDQLDTSITNEFHDQTPYSITKLVNTIRQYKE